A window of Chitinophaga sp. MM2321 contains these coding sequences:
- a CDS encoding response regulator transcription factor: MNNNLHKNPQLSTNINKNPRILLVEDDMVYGNIVKKNLEEVGYRVEHCFDGQQGWEKFQQTRYDLCLVDIVLPKMNGFELAHEIRKKTTLTPIFFFSSERTMDGDRMGGFDLGADGYLVKPFSLPELQYRILSFLKWTRPIKTELLIGHSFGQFIFHYRKLKVYDKDITGAIGKISPTEAKVLRYFFSRPNIIIKRDELLLKVWGKDDFYSSRTMDVFLGKVRKQLKIEPRIELETIHNVGIRLNVPEDLKVEKITIPLNNSML; the protein is encoded by the coding sequence ATGAACAACAACCTGCATAAAAATCCGCAACTGAGCACCAATATCAACAAGAATCCCAGAATCTTACTTGTAGAGGACGACATGGTGTATGGTAACATTGTAAAGAAGAACCTGGAAGAAGTTGGATATCGGGTAGAACATTGTTTTGACGGCCAGCAAGGCTGGGAAAAATTTCAGCAAACACGTTATGATCTTTGTCTGGTAGACATTGTACTGCCAAAAATGAATGGTTTTGAGCTGGCACACGAAATCCGCAAGAAAACAACGCTAACCCCCATTTTCTTCTTTTCTTCCGAGCGAACGATGGACGGGGACCGTATGGGTGGTTTTGATCTTGGCGCCGACGGCTACCTGGTGAAGCCATTCAGCTTGCCGGAGCTGCAATACCGCATCCTTTCCTTTCTGAAATGGACCAGGCCCATTAAGACAGAACTCCTTATCGGCCATTCCTTTGGCCAGTTCATCTTCCATTACCGGAAGCTGAAGGTGTATGATAAGGATATTACCGGCGCCATTGGTAAAATTTCCCCGACAGAAGCCAAAGTGCTCCGCTACTTCTTTTCCCGTCCCAATATCATCATCAAACGTGATGAACTGCTGCTGAAGGTGTGGGGTAAAGATGATTTTTATTCCAGCCGTACGATGGATGTATTCCTCGGCAAGGTGCGCAAACAGCTGAAAATTGAACCACGTATTGAACTGGAAACAATTCATAACGTTGGTATCCGCCTGAATGTGCCCGAAGACCTGAAGGTCGAAAAGATTACGATCCCGCTTAATAATTCTATGTTGTAG